GAGATTTACCTGCATGGGTTGTAATTGTTATTCTGAGCCGTGAACTAGCCATTACTGGCTTTAGAACGGTCGCTGTGTCTGAAGGAATAGTCATTGCAGCAAGTTGGTGGGGGAAAATAAAAACAATTAGCCAGATGTTTATGATCATGTTATTTTTACTCGATATCTCTCTTCCAGTTTTTGATACAATTGAAATTGTTTTAATGTGGATGGCAGTTATATTTACGATTATCTCTGGAGTAGACTACATTGTTAAGAATAAGCGTGTCATTTCGATGCAAAAATAGATTTTTGTAAAAATATTCATCCCCAGTCCCTTGAAGGAATATGATAATAAAAGAGAAGGTTTTTTTCTTTTTATGAAGGATTTATAGAGAAAAAAGTCGAATTGTTGAGATATAGAATAATATATGTCATTCAATTCAAACGAGTGATGCTTTTATAGAAATATAGAAGGGCGGGGATGTTATGAAACTAACTTTTCTAGGGGGAGCTAAGACTGTAACGGGTTCATGCTATTGGATGCAGGCTAATGGCAAAAACATCCTTATTGATTGTGGAATGTTTCAAGGACATGATAAGGAAGAAGACTTAAACTTTGAAGAATTTCCTTTTGACGTCACTTCAATCGATTATTTGCTATTGACCCATGCACATATTGATCATAGCGGCAGAATTCCTAAATTATGCAAGGATGGGTTTAAAGGAAAAATTATTTGTACCAAAGCCACTGCAGATTTGTGTGCTATTATGCTTCCAGACAGCGGATATATTCAGGAATCCGAAGTGGAATGGAAAAATAGAAAAAGGCAAAGAGCCGGCAAACCTCTTATCGAACCTTTATATACGTACCAGGATGCTCTTGATTGCATACAATTCTTTAGCCCGGTATCCTATCACCAGGAAGTTCGTTTACAGGGCAATATCACTATTAAATTTTCAGATGCAGGGCATATTTTAGGCTCTTCTATTTTAGAAATTTGGGTCAATGAAAATAATTCTGAGACAAAGATTGTTTTTTCAGGGGATTTAGGGAATCAAGATATTCCCTTATTAAAGGACCCAGAAATCATTGAAAGCGCAGATTATTTAATTATTGAATCCACCTATGGGAACAGGATTCATAAGGAAAAAGAAAATAAGGTTAGGAATCTTCTCAACATCATGGAGGAAACAATTGCACAGGGTGGCAATGTTGTTATTCCGTCCTTTGCAGTTGGAAGAACCCAGGAAATTATTTATGAAATTCATAAATATAGGGAATTATATAAAGATGATATGGAATTTCTTACCCATGTTCCTGTATACGTAGACAGTCCTTTAGCAATTTCTGCAACAGAAGTATTTAGGAAAAATCTGGACTGCTATGATGAAGAAGCAAGGGCATATATTGAAAACGGAGATAATCCCTTAGACTTTCCAAACCTTACTTTTACAAGAACTCCTGATGAATCCAGACTGTTAAATGAAAAGCAAGAACCGGTGATCATCATTTCTGCCAGCGGAATGTGCGAAGCAGGAAGAATAAAACATCATTTGAAGCATAATTTATGGAAGAGCAACAGTACAATACTATTTGTAGGTTATCAAGCTCCTGGAACCTTAGGAAGACGTATTCTTGACGGAGCGCAAAAAGTAAAAATCTTTGGAGAAGAAATTTCTATTAATGCCAGAATTGA
The genomic region above belongs to Defluviitalea saccharophila and contains:
- the pgsA gene encoding CDP-diacylglycerol--glycerol-3-phosphate 3-phosphatidyltransferase — protein: MNLANKLTFLRIIMIPIFLAVLLTDWIPDPQRRILALVIFALASLTDMLDGYIARSRNMITNLGKFLDPLADKLLVTSALVSLVELGDLPAWVVIVILSRELAITGFRTVAVSEGIVIAASWWGKIKTISQMFMIMLFLLDISLPVFDTIEIVLMWMAVIFTIISGVDYIVKNKRVISMQK
- a CDS encoding MBL fold metallo-hydrolase, with translation MKLTFLGGAKTVTGSCYWMQANGKNILIDCGMFQGHDKEEDLNFEEFPFDVTSIDYLLLTHAHIDHSGRIPKLCKDGFKGKIICTKATADLCAIMLPDSGYIQESEVEWKNRKRQRAGKPLIEPLYTYQDALDCIQFFSPVSYHQEVRLQGNITIKFSDAGHILGSSILEIWVNENNSETKIVFSGDLGNQDIPLLKDPEIIESADYLIIESTYGNRIHKEKENKVRNLLNIMEETIAQGGNVVIPSFAVGRTQEIIYEIHKYRELYKDDMEFLTHVPVYVDSPLAISATEVFRKNLDCYDEEARAYIENGDNPLDFPNLTFTRTPDESRLLNEKQEPVIIISASGMCEAGRIKHHLKHNLWKSNSTILFVGYQAPGTLGRRILDGAQKVKIFGEEISINARIENIEGYSGHADQQGLLNWVRGFKNKPKKIFIVHGEPESQHAFAKILKKQFKIETIIPERGDSYELTSYSITAQKPLEHLRENFVRLQLLAQLDVLSEEIYFLTKQLNQDVLNGKDDEEIKIIQSEIEEIQNSILQINLMLKGSV